A genomic window from Coccinella septempunctata chromosome 9, icCocSept1.1, whole genome shotgun sequence includes:
- the LOC123319903 gene encoding ankyrin-1-like encodes MVYPTSITYELQKMPTPECESHRRALQRKLADSIKKMVPLDDIRIILAEGAKVNEPVVQGLRPLHYAVWQRYLEATQLLLTRGGDVNAVDECGYSPLHLSAEYGYTEVVRLLLKCGAKVDYRPDTGEDFPKTMQGDEPLRLAIRNKHMDIARLLLEHGADPNKRYFFGAEINLVTDLDFLELLLTFGANPDSRDRCGLTPLMKAVRQGSKGMSTALLLLKYGADVNAITDERNDFRTVLHYAVSSGNYEMVNLIIKQGARLNYEEGYDFEKPSPLDLAILKGDPKIVELLIKSGADVNSSSPLIGSPLHVACADHILNRYEILQMLLKAGANPNLKVFNDINVRNSQLRPVLVEYLARNDDPDIRIVDLLLKYGAKVIMKTQFRDPDGILNSLEHVVSPNGEPIFYLLLEASEAFDPCMIRRNKDLTPRQKAALLELARFPLSLRKQVRLYLRRLLGPNLLEEAPKWDLPTSLIKYLLFEY; translated from the exons ATGGTGTACCCCACATCTATAACGTATGAACTCCAGAAGATGCCAACTCCAGAGTGTGAAAGTCACAGGAGGGCCCTTCAGAGGAAGTTGGCTGATTCGATCAAGAAAATGGTTCCTTTAGACGACATAAGGATCATTTTGGCCGAAGGTGCAAAG GTGAATGAGCCTGTTGTTCAAGGCCTAAGACCGTTGCATTATGCTGTTTGGCAGAGGTATTTGGAGGCTACGCAACTGCTGCTGACAAGGGGTGGAGATGTGAACGCTGTGGACGAGTGTGGTTACAGCCCTTTGCACCTGTCTGCTGAATATGG ATATACCGAAGTTGTACGTCTCCTACTCAAATGCGGTGCAAAAGTGGACTATCGACCAGATACCGGTGAAGATTTTCCCAAGACCATGCAGGGTGACGAACCCCTTCGTCTTGCCATCAGAAACAAGCACATGGACATTGCCAGATTGCTACTGGAACACGGTGCTGATCCCAACAAGCGATACTTCTTCGGGGCCGAAATAAACCTCGTTACGGACCTGGATTTCTTGGAACTGTTGCTGACCTTCGGCGCCAACCCTGATAGCAGGGACAGATGCGGTCTGACCCCCCTCATGAAGGCCGTCAGACAAGGATCGAAG GGTATGTCGACTGCCCTTCTACTGCTCAAGTATGGCGCTGACGTGAATGCCATAACGGATGAACGCAATGATTTTAGAACG GTTCTTCACTATGCAGTTTCCTCTGGTAACTACGAAATGGTGAACCTCATCATCAAACAGGGGGCAAGATTGAATTACGAAGAAGGCTATGACTTTGAGAAACCAAGCCCTTTGGACCTGGCGATACTAAAGGGCGATCCAAAAATTGTAGAGTTGCTCATAAAGTCTG GTGCTGATGTGAATAGCAGTTCTCCTCTTATTGGCTCTCCTTTGCACGTGGCTTGTGCTGATCATATACTCAACAGATATGAAATTCTGCAG ATGCTGCTGAAAGCTGGTGCCAACCCTAACCTGAAGGTGTTCAACGACATCAATGTTAGAAACTCGCAGTTAAGACCAGTCTTGGTGGAATATTTGGCAAGGAATGATGACCCTGACATAAGAATAGTGGATCTGTTGCTGAAATATGGTGCTAAA GTGATAATGAAGACCCAGTTTAGGGATCCCGATGGCATATTAAATTCTCTAGAACACGTGGTATCTCCTAATGGTGAGCCTATATTCTATTTGCTCTTGGAAGCAAGTGAGGCGTTCGACCCATGCATGATAAGAAGGAACAAAGATTTAACACCAAGGCAAAAGGCAGCTCTGTTGGAACTTGCCAGATTCCCATTGAGCTTGAGGAAGCAG GTTAGACTCTACCTACGAAGGCTGCTTGGACCAAACCTACTGGAGGAGGCCCCAAAATGGGATTTGCCAACAAGCCTTATAAAATACCTCTTGTTCGAATACTGA
- the LOC123319895 gene encoding scavenger receptor class B member 1-like has translation MYPKIDSETKQLPDGEMCNIKGNMQQMKKKDINCQQFFPKTTKMTKDFMDKMYVKKLAKAETYVLEDGSKCRTISVIAALVVLFLFSFFGVFFMWYTDGFNNIIYSNMVIREGAPGYEIWRKPPLKILVKVYLFNYTNVDRFEDGQDAKLNVQEKGPYVYEESMERVNLNFSGNRVSFQLKKSYKFVPELSKGRQNDIIVVPNMFLLGATAINRYSSFLTKLTVSSGLNGLYSKAFLSLAADRLIMGYDDSMYALSRSIMVFQDKKMADKIGLLSKNIGVSDDVMTVHTGQGDIDKIGKILSVNGKDKVNFWSTEECNSFTDSTDGTLFSPKAVSQKKPLKVFQKDMFRHVPLVFKKESTILDGDIPSYTYEVPDNFFDSPDYYPANQCYCEMDGGTCPPHGLFNSTLCSMGVPTFISNPHFHRADPKLTESITGLNPNGTLHGTTMELHPTMGFPMSGNTRLQINMQILKISEFSQLYKYQDGMILPIAWFDVSMQDKYLPEEIKDIIATTTHTVALIKNLLKYGSIVIAIMTLIPIAANLRYKMTKNKRRDSTRPLRKQDSEVEA, from the exons ATGTATCCAAAGATTGATTCAGAAACGAAGCAGTTACCTGACGGCGAAATGTGCAATATCAAAGGCAACATGCAACAGATGAAGAAGAAGGATATAAATTGTCAGCAGTTTTTTCCGAAGACCACGAAGATGACCAAGGATTTCATGGATAAGATGTACGTTAAAAAACTGGCAAAGGCTGAAACGTATGTCCTGGAGGATGGGTCCAAATGCAGGACAATCTCAG TTATTGCAGCTCTGGTGGTCCTTTTCCTGTTCAGTTTCTTTGGTGTATTCTTCATGTGGTACACAGATGGATTTAACAACATTATTTATTCA AATATGGTAATTAGAGAAGGCGCACCTGGATATGAGATCTGGAGAAAACCACCCCTAAAGATTCTGGTCAAGGTTTATCTTTTCAACTACACGAACGTTGACAGATTCGAAGATGGGCAGGATGCAAAACTCAACGTGCAAGAAAAAGGACCATATGTTTATGA GGAGTCGATGGAGAGGGTAAACTTGAATTTCAGCGGAAACAGAGTCTCCTTCCAGCTTAAAAAATCATACAAGTTCGTTCCAGAACTCTCTAAAGGCAGGCAAAATGACATAATAGTGGTACCGAACATGTTTCTCCTG GGTGCTACTGCTATCAACAGATACTCCAGCTTCTTAACCAAGTTAACCGTCTCCAGCGGTTTGAACGGTTTATATTCCAAGGCGTTTTTGAGCCTAGCTGCCGATAGGTTAATCATGGGTTACGATGATAGCATGTACGCTTTATCCAGGAGCATAATGGTGTTCCAGGACAAGAAGATGGCCGACAAAATAGGACTCCTCAGCAAG AATATCGGGGTATCAGATGACGTCATGACTGTACATACTGGACAGGGTGATATAGATAAAATTGGGAAGATTCTGAGCGTCAATGGGAAGGACAAAGTGAACTTCTGGAGTACGGAAGAGTGTAACAG CTTCACCGACAGCACTGATGGTACTCTTTTCTCCCCTAAAGCTGTGAGCCAAAAGAAACCTTTAAAGGTGTTCCAAAAAGACATGTTCAGACACGTACCTCTGGTGTTCAAGAAGGAGAGTACCATATTGGACGGTGACATTCCCTCCTACACCTATGAAGTACCAGACAACTTCTTTGATTCCCCTGATTACTACCCTGCCAACCAATGCTACTGCGAGATGGATGGTGGCACATGTCCACCTCATGGACTGTTCAATTCTACCTTGTGTTCCATGG GAGTTCCAACCTTCATTTCCAACCCGCACTTTCACAGAGCTGATCCCAAGTTGACAGAGAGCATAACTGGGTTGAATCCAAACGGAACTTTGCACGGTACAACGATGGAACTGCATCCTACGATGGGTTTCCCAATGAGCGGAAACACCAGGCTCCAGATAAACATGCAGATACTCAAGATATCAGAGTTTTCCCAACTGTACAAATATCAGGATGGGATGATCCTGCCTATAGCCTGGTTTGACGTG AGCATGCAAGATAAGTACCTTCCAGAAGAGATAAAGGATATAATAGCAACTACAACCCATACAGTAGCACTGATAAAGAACCTTTTGAAATATGGAAGTATCGTCATTGCTATCATGACCCTGATACCTATAGCTGCGAATTTAAGGTACAAAATGACCAAAAATAAGAGAAGAGACAGTACCAGACCACTTCGTAAGCAAGATTCTGAGGTTGAAGCTTGA
- the LOC123319934 gene encoding protein MEMO1 codes for MPVRRAAHAGSWYTDSGPELSRQLDFWLNQADLSHGPARAIIAPHAGYQYCGACGGHAYRQISPVVVRRVFILGPSHHVRLSGCALSSAQKYETPLYDLTIDSKVNSELEMTGQFEWMDLDTDENEHSIEMHLPYIAKVMEDYQSQFTIVPILVGSLSPDKEACYGRILSTYLADPQNLFIISSDFCHWGQRFRYTYYDRSFGNIHQSIERLDKMGMDIIENLNPTEFTNYLKKYGNTICGRHPIGVLLQAVQEILRNDPSQSASFKFLKYAQSSQCRNMNDSSVSYASGALLFE; via the exons ATGCCTGTCAGGAGAGCAGCTCATGCTGGTAGTTGGTACACTGATTCAG GTCCTGAATTATCCCGACAATTGGATTTTTGGCTGAACCAAGCTGATTTAAGCCATGGACCTGCTAGAGCTATTATAGCACC TCATGCCGGCTACCAATACTGTGGTGCATGTGGAGGTCACGCTTATAGGCAGATAAGTCCAGTAGTTGTGAGGAGGGTGTTCATATTAGGACCGTCACACCATGTCCGACTTTCAGGTTGTGCCTTGTCTAGTGCCCAAAAATATGAAACTCCCTTGTATGATCTCACCATCGATAGTAAAG TTAATTCTGAACTGGAGATGACCGGTCAGTTTGAATGGATGGACTTGGACACTGACGAAAATGAACACAGCATCGAAATGCACCTACCCTATATTGCCAAAGTTATGGAAGA CTATCAGAGTCAATTCACCATCGTTCCCATCCTAGTTGGGTCGTTGAGTCCTGATAAAGAAGCTTGTTACGGTAGGATTCTGTCGACCTACTTGGCTGACCCACAAAACTTATTCATCATATCATCGGACTTCTGTCATTGGGGCCAGCGTTTTAGGTACACCTACTATGATAGATCCTTTGGAAACATCCATCAGTCCATAGAGAGATTAGATAAGATG GGTATGGACATCATAGAGAATCTGAACCCGACTGAATTCACCAATTATCTGAAGAAGTATGGCAACACGATCTGCGGTCGCCATCCAATAGGGGTACTACTACAGGCCGTCCAAGAAATACTGAGGAACGATCCGAGTCAAAGCGCTagtttcaaatttttgaaatacGCTCAATCCAGTCAATGCAGGAACATGAATGATTCTTCTGTTAGTTACGCATCGGGAGCTTTGTTATTCGAATAA
- the LOC123319884 gene encoding probable glutamine--tRNA ligase, with protein sequence MEAQEEVLKRLIGLGLSESKAKETIKNANVTNNLLTILKQTNTDAIPQASGILLYHLGTKMKPQMAHHLRTLVEHIMLNNLDSTLRVDKAIEYALSHIDNFSIEEFKSYCGIGVVVTPEQIENAVEKLIKENQAEILSKRYRFNSGLLMQKVRNILPWADGKAVKNEIDVQFVTLLGPKTEADLAPPKQEKKEKKVKVDKPKEEKNTSAAEKNVDGRDEIKNTLSILDVMKKINFHKPGENFKTDGYVLTENTQKLLEAHLKVTGGKVKTRFPPEPNGILHIGHAKAININFGYAKANGGTCYLRYDDTNPEKEEEKFFVGIKDMVTWLGYEPDKITHSSDYFDQLYEWAVELIKKGLAYVCHQSADEMKGFNPEPSPWRDRPIEENLQLFQDMKNGKIDEGAATLRMKITLEEGKLDPVAYRVRFVPHHRTGDKWCIYPTYDFTHCLCDSIENITHSLCTKEFQSRRSSYYWLCNALDIYCPVQWEYGRLNVNYTVVSKRKIAKLIDCSIVKDWDDPRLFTLTALRRRGFPPESINNFCAQLGVTGAQSTVDPSMLEAYVRDYLNYTAPRQMVVLEPLKITIENFPHDKPHQIDVPKFPNNPELGSRKAMLDRVIYIERTDFMEEGIKGFRRLTKSQSVGLRYAGLVLIVRKIVKNHEGLVSEVICKCVDVKEAPEKPKAFIHWVSNPMVIQVNLFSPLFNHKNPEDPSEVPGGYLSDCNLDSQRIVKGLADVSLKGAKVYDKFQFERIGFFSVDPDTTDDVLVLNQTVGLKEDAGK encoded by the exons ATGGAAGCCCAAGAAGAAGTTCTAAAAAGACTCATAGGCTTGGGTCTGAGTGAATCTAAAGCaaaagaaacaataaaaaatgcaAACGTTACCAATAATTTATTGACAATATTGAAACAGACAAATACTGATGCAATACCTCAGGCCAGTGGGATTTTATTGTACCATCTTGGAACAAAGATGAAGCCCCAGATGGCCCATCACCTACGTACCTTAGTTGAGCATATAATGCTGAATAACTTAGACTCCACTTTGAGAGTTGACAAAGCTATAGAATATGCGTTAAGTCACATTGATAACTTTTCAATCGAGGAATTCAAAAGTTATTGTGGCATTGGAGTGGTCGTAACCCCTGAACAAATTGAGAATGCTGTCGAGAAGCTGATAAAGGAAAATCAGGCAGAAATCCTTTCGAAGAGGTATCGATTCAACTCGGGTCTTTTGATGCAGAAAGTGAGGAACATTCTGCCGTGGGCTGATGGAAAGGCAGTTAAAAACGAAATTGATGTACAGTTTGTGACCCTTCTGGGACCCAAGACAGAAGCTGATTTGGCACCACCGAAGCAAGAGAAGAAGGAGAAAAAAGTTAAAGTTGACAAG CCGAAAGAAGAGAAAAACACTAGTGCAGCTGAGAAGAATGTGGATGGTAGGGATGAAATCAAGAACACTTTGTCGATATTGGATGTGatgaagaaaattaattttcataaaCCAGGGGAAAATTTCAAAACTGATGGATATGTTCTTACAGAAAATACCCAAAAGTTATTAGAGGCTCATCTGAAGGTAACAGGGGGTAAG gtgaaaaCTAGATTTCCTCCCGAACCAAACGGTATTTTGCACATTGGTCATGCTAAAGCAATCAATATCAATTTTGGTTATGCTAAAGCTAACGGTGGTACATGCTACTTGAGATATGACGATACTAATCCTGAGAAAGAAGAAGAGAAGTTTTTTGTGGGCATTAAAGACATGGTTACGTGGTTGGGATATGAACCCGATAAAATAACACACTCATCAGACTACTTCGATCAACTTTATGAGTGGGCCGTGGAACTTATCAAAAAAGGGTTGGCCTATGTTTGTCATCAAAGTGCAGATGAAATGAAAG GATTCAATCCTGAACCATCCCCTTGGAGAGACCGTCCAATTGAAGAGAACCTCCAACTATTTCAAGACATGAAAAATGGTAAAATAGACGAAGGAGCAGCGACTCTAAGAATGAAAATAACGTTGGAGGAGGGTAAACTGGATCCTGTGGCGTATAGAGTAAGGTTCGTACCCCATCATAGAACCGGAGATAAATGGTGTATCTATCCTACATATGATTTCACCCATTGTCTCTGCGATAGCATTGAAAACATCACGCACTCTCTATGCACCAAGGAATTTCAGTCAAGACGGTCAAGTTACTACTGGTTATGTAACGCCTTGGATATTTATTGCCCCGTACAGTGGGAATACGGTAGACTCAACGTTAATTATACTGTTGTGTCCAAGAGGAAAATCGCTAAGTTGATCGATTGCAGTATCGTTAAGGATTGGGATGATCCGAGGCTCTTCACGTTGACTGCCCTTCGCCGAAGGGGATTTCCACCAGAATCAATCAATAACTTCTGTGCTCAGCTCGGTGTCACCGGTGCTCAAAGTACGGTGGATCCATCGATGTTGGAGGCGTACGTGAGAGATTACTTGAATTACACAGCTCCAAGACAGATGGTAGTCCTCGAACCCCTAAAAATCACCATTGAAAATTTCCCCCATGACAAACCGCACCAGATCGATGTTCCTAAATTCCCGAACAATCCAGAATTGGGCTCGAGAAAAGCCATGCTGGACAGGGTGATCTACATCGAGAGGACCGATTTTATGGAAGAAGGAATAAAAGGTTTTAGGAGGTTGACAAAGAGCCAGAGTGTTGGTTTGCGATACGCTGGTCTGGTTTTAATTGTTCGTAAAATAGTGAAAAATCACGAAGGATTAGTATCCGAGGTTATCTGTAAATGTGTAGATGTCAAAGAGGCCCCAGAAAAACCCAAAGCGTTTATCCACTGGGTGAGTAATCCGATGGTGATCCAAGTAAATCTCTTCTCTCCATTATTCAATCATAAGAATCCCGAGGACCCCAGTGAGGTCCCTGGGGGTTACCTCAGCGACTGCAATTTAGATTCTCAAAGGATCGTGAAGGGTTTAGCGGATGTGTCCTTGAAAGGTGCCAAGGTGTACGATAAGTTCCAATTCGAAAGGATTGGATTCTTCTCTGTGGATCCAGATACGACAGATGATGTCTTGGTTTTGAACCAAACTGTCGGACTCAAGGAAGACGCTGGAAAGTGA
- the LOC123319915 gene encoding protein HGH1 homolog translates to MDSVPKLYERLGEIPKQNGETVQSLKELVKFLQLGARKDLKTISLETILSMSAVTDNGTWAILSVPEVLVSLVFLLQDNDACITKDAACCLINLSADKYGPRELLNLDEEYCPPLQTKPKSIVHECFKHIFDKKSIIADHCCMILCNLSRDKDAAIQTYELLEDSEFRINDILSIFTKVQYNEVGANLHYLGPWLSNMTQDKRVRKFIFDSINVVNNLLPYTTYKKSTVRRGGVVGVLRNLCLDVEFNEWLVFEVDILPSLLLPLAGNEEFDDEDTETLPSELQYLPDDKERESDPDIRKMLVEAITQLCTEKKNREYIRDKGTYLIMRELHKWEKDPAVLTAVGNLVDILIRTEEEIGLENLKDVEVPDDLAEKFSKMDNNDTV, encoded by the exons ATGGATTCCGTACCAAAACTGTACGAAAGGCTTGGTGAAATACCAAAACAAAATGGAGAAACTGTGCAATCGTTGAAAGAACTCGTAAAATTCCTACAATTGGGAGCTAGGAAAGACCTAAAAACTATATCTCTAGAAACAATTCTTT CCATGTCTGCCGTTACCGACAATGGTACCTGGGCAATACTATCAGTCCCTGAAGTACTAGTAAGTCTTGTATTCCTCTTACAAGACAACGATGCATGTATAACAAAAGATGCTGCTTGCTGCCTAATCAATTTATCCGCTGATAAGTATGGACCTCGTGAACTGCTAAATCTAGATGAAGAATACTGCCCTCCTCTTCAAACCAAACCCAAATCAATTGTACATGAATGTTTTAAACATATATTCGACAAAAAAAGTATCATCGCCGATCACTGCTGTATGATTCTGTGCAATCTGAGCAGAGACAAGGATGCGGCTATCCAGACCTATGAATTATTGGAAGATAGTGAATTCAGAATTAACGATATACTAAGTATCTTCACTAAAGTACAATACAATGAAGTAGGGGCCAACTTGCATTATCTTGGACCGTGGTTGAGTAATATGACTCAAGATAAGAGGGTGCGAAAGTTTATTTTCGATTCGATTAACGTTGTCAATAATCTTCTGCCATATACAACTTATAAGAAGTCAACAGTTAGAAGGGGTGGTGTCGTAG GTGTTTTGAGGAACTTGTGCCTCGACGTAGAGTTCAATGAGTGGTTGGTTTTTGAAGTAGATATTTTGCCGAGTCTCCTTTTACCTCTAGCAGGTAACGAAGAATTTGACGATGAAGACACTGAAACGTTACCTAGTGAATTGCAGTATTTACCTGACGACAAAGAAAGAGAAAGCGATCCAGACATCAG GAAAATGTTGGTAGAAGCTATCACACAATTgtgtacagaaaaaaaaaatagggaATATATAAGAGATAAAGGGACTTATCTCATTATGCGAGAGTTGCATAAGTGGGAAAAAGACCCAGCTGTTTTGACAGCTGTCGGAAATCTGGTTGACATATTGATAAG GACCGAGGAAGAGATCGGACTGGAAAACTTGAAAGATGTTGAGGTACCGGATGATTTAGCAGAAAAATTCAGTAAAATGGATAATAACGATACAGTCTGA